One region of Peribacillus simplex genomic DNA includes:
- a CDS encoding ketoacyl-ACP synthase III produces the protein MIKSKARITAIGSYVPEKRLTNKDLEKLIETNDEWIVKRTGIKERRISHEEEFTSDISYKAVKDLMERYDKSVEDVDMIIVCTFSPDFNTPSVASLVQAKLGIKNTGAIDLNAACAGFTYGLHVANGLVTSGLNKKVLVIGADTLSKIMDYEDRATCILFGDGGGAVLVEYDEQQPSFISSHLYSEGAGGKHLYSTNLSTRINGEDLNNSGNLVQNGREVYKWAVTTVPKGMQTVMKNTEFHLNDVDWFVPHSANLRMIESICDRSGFPIERTLYSLVEYGNTSSASIPLALDKGVSEGKLSNGEKILLYGFGGGLAQAGLLINWTL, from the coding sequence GTGATTAAATCTAAAGCACGTATTACTGCGATAGGTTCTTATGTTCCAGAAAAAAGGTTAACAAATAAAGACTTAGAAAAATTGATTGAAACCAATGATGAATGGATTGTTAAACGTACTGGAATTAAAGAACGAAGAATATCACATGAAGAAGAGTTTACTAGTGATATAAGTTATAAAGCTGTAAAGGATTTAATGGAACGGTATGATAAATCGGTCGAAGATGTTGATATGATTATTGTCTGTACCTTTTCACCTGATTTCAACACACCAAGTGTAGCTTCTTTAGTCCAAGCAAAGCTAGGTATTAAGAATACTGGAGCTATTGATTTAAACGCTGCTTGTGCAGGATTTACTTATGGGTTGCATGTAGCTAATGGATTAGTAACATCTGGTTTAAACAAGAAAGTCCTTGTTATTGGAGCTGATACTCTATCTAAAATTATGGACTATGAAGACCGAGCCACTTGTATTTTATTTGGAGATGGTGGAGGGGCAGTTCTTGTAGAATATGATGAACAACAACCAAGTTTTATTTCTTCACATTTATATTCGGAAGGAGCAGGCGGAAAACATTTATATAGTACAAACCTATCGACACGTATAAATGGTGAAGACTTAAATAATAGTGGTAACCTTGTACAAAATGGACGTGAGGTTTATAAATGGGCTGTTACTACTGTTCCAAAAGGAATGCAAACTGTGATGAAAAATACTGAATTCCATTTGAATGATGTTGATTGGTTTGTTCCGCATAGTGCAAATTTAAGAATGATTGAGTCAATATGTGATAGAAGTGGTTTTCCAATTGAGCGTACATTATATAGCTTAGTGGAGTATGGAAATACTTCCTCAGCATCAATACCATTAGCTTTAGATAAAGGAGTAAGTGAAGGAAAGCTCAGTAATGGTGAGAAGATTTTATTATATGGTTTCGGTGGTGGATTAGCACAAGCAGGATTGCTTATCAATTGGACCCTATAA
- a CDS encoding SDR family NAD(P)-dependent oxidoreductase, whose amino-acid sequence MNIKGKWALVTGASSGIGEQFARQLAKEGGDLVLVARSKNKLENLASELRKKHGVKVEVIPTDLGKEGAPGELYRQCQLLNLEIELLVNNAGFATHGLFEQMSGVRQHEEVMLNVAAVVDMTHLFLPAMLCRNSGAVINVASTAGFQPLPYMAVYGATKAFVLSFTQALWWENRNSGVQFFTLCPGATDTGFFNVVGAEEAAVGKKDTPERVVEVALRALKDGKLYVVPGTQNYIGTQIGRFMTRKQGLRLVGGMLRPRDGSANNKKPAGPSDLAEWMIQ is encoded by the coding sequence ATGAACATAAAAGGAAAGTGGGCGCTTGTTACGGGAGCTTCATCCGGCATCGGAGAGCAATTCGCCCGACAATTGGCCAAAGAGGGTGGCGACCTTGTACTCGTAGCCCGATCGAAAAACAAGCTGGAGAACCTGGCATCGGAGCTAAGAAAGAAGCACGGCGTCAAGGTCGAGGTGATTCCAACCGATCTTGGCAAAGAGGGCGCGCCAGGCGAGTTATATCGGCAATGTCAACTTCTGAATTTAGAGATCGAACTGCTGGTCAACAACGCAGGCTTTGCCACGCATGGTTTGTTTGAACAAATGTCAGGCGTGCGCCAGCATGAGGAAGTCATGCTCAATGTTGCCGCTGTTGTAGATATGACGCACTTGTTCTTGCCGGCTATGTTGTGTAGAAACTCCGGGGCCGTTATCAATGTCGCATCGACCGCCGGATTTCAGCCCCTTCCCTATATGGCCGTATACGGAGCAACGAAAGCCTTCGTCTTGTCGTTTACCCAAGCCTTGTGGTGGGAGAACCGCAACAGTGGCGTCCAATTTTTCACGCTTTGTCCCGGAGCGACGGACACCGGCTTCTTCAACGTAGTAGGCGCGGAAGAAGCCGCCGTCGGTAAGAAAGACACACCGGAGCGAGTCGTGGAAGTTGCGCTTCGGGCATTGAAGGACGGGAAGCTGTATGTCGTTCCGGGAACACAGAATTATATAGGTACGCAGATCGGACGATTCATGACGAGGAAACAGGGACTCCGTCTCGTTGGCGGCATGCTTCGTCCACGCGACGGCTCCGCCAACAATAAGAAGCCGGCCGGTCCGTCCGATCTTGCAGAATGGATGATCCAGTAG
- a CDS encoding NIPSNAP family protein produces the protein MVTCYLKYVIDSYKLNEFEEYGKMWIRLVNKLGGTHQGYFLPHEGANNIAYALFTFPSLAAYEEYRVKMALDAECQEAYKFAEETKCILSYERSFMRPLFE, from the coding sequence ATGGTTACATGCTATTTGAAATATGTTATTGACTCATATAAATTAAATGAGTTCGAGGAATACGGTAAGATGTGGATTCGATTAGTTAATAAATTAGGTGGTACACATCAGGGTTATTTCCTTCCACATGAGGGTGCTAATAATATTGCTTATGCATTATTCACTTTCCCAAGTTTAGCAGCATATGAAGAGTACCGAGTAAAAATGGCATTGGATGCAGAATGTCAAGAAGCATATAAATTTGCAGAAGAGACTAAATGTATTTTAAGTTATGAGAGAAGCTTTATGCGTCCTTTATTCGAATGA
- a CDS encoding TetR/AcrR family transcriptional regulator: MTEQNNSFAANTKKLETYQEARLKNIENLRKLVVDAAATILYDEGPEAVTVRKVAQKMNCSTKIIYNLFVNKDGLAQQLYLDGCKILANEFEGTPRADDPMQQLFNLGETFWQFGQRYSGYYKLMFGGAFADFKPDEESIHGTVTAMQQLLTVIGDAQEQGLITGPYDTETVVRIFWASLHGVIHLYMCGHFGDVQSAHAVYKQTLSLVVGSLFSS, encoded by the coding sequence ATGACAGAACAAAATAATTCCTTCGCTGCAAATACGAAAAAGTTGGAAACGTATCAGGAGGCTCGCTTGAAAAATATTGAAAATCTTCGAAAGCTCGTCGTCGATGCTGCGGCAACGATTTTGTACGATGAGGGTCCTGAAGCTGTGACGGTGCGTAAAGTTGCGCAGAAGATGAATTGCTCTACCAAAATCATATACAACCTGTTTGTCAATAAAGATGGACTGGCTCAGCAGCTTTATCTCGACGGCTGCAAGATTCTCGCCAACGAATTCGAGGGAACGCCGCGCGCTGACGATCCGATGCAGCAGCTGTTTAATTTAGGCGAAACCTTCTGGCAATTCGGACAGCGTTACTCCGGTTATTACAAGCTGATGTTCGGAGGAGCCTTCGCGGATTTCAAACCAGACGAGGAGAGCATACACGGCACCGTAACAGCTATGCAGCAGTTATTGACAGTAATTGGTGATGCGCAAGAGCAGGGACTGATTACCGGTCCGTATGACACGGAAACCGTCGTCCGTATCTTCTGGGCGTCGCTCCACGGTGTTATCCATCTTTACATGTGCGGACATTTTGGTGATGTGCAGTCGGCACATGCCGTTTACAAGCAAACGCTGTCTTTGGTTGTCGGTTCGTTATTTTCGAGTTGA